The following proteins come from a genomic window of Nocardioides albertanoniae:
- a CDS encoding DAK2 domain-containing protein, with amino-acid sequence MTEVKLDLFRRFADLATDALASHREEIDALNVFPVPDSDTGTNLYLTIAAARDRLREFTGDDWREGLRAFSRGALLGARGNSGVILAEIIGALLRRLAQGLDQERAAAVFADALRNAANAAYAAVGEPQEGTMLSVLRAAADEAETCVEDETAHTRDVMSAAAGAARDALSHTPEQLPALAAAGVVDAGGRGLCVLLDAFETALTGRRPSPQAPAASTPHIPIPTGLGTGDEHALEPGGPAYEVMYLLDADDAAIPDLRKSLQPLGDSLVVVGGEGIWNVHVHVDDVGAAIEAGISAGHPHRIHVTHFAEQIAGQAHRHANRSGRAVIAFAAGPGLAELFRGAGAIVIEGGPYRRPTTSELLEAVTASGAEEVIVLPNDTPTRQSAEAAARTAEDDLDISVAVIPTRTQVQGLAAIAVHEPGRKFDKDVLEMTATARHARHGAVTISNTRAITMAGPCMPGDALGVLGGDFVKVGQDLEGCATYVLARLIGGGGELVTLVSGLEDANGELADAVATWLAANHPTVDVMVYDGGQERYPLLMSVE; translated from the coding sequence GTGACCGAGGTCAAGCTCGACCTGTTCCGTCGGTTCGCCGACCTGGCGACCGATGCGCTCGCGTCGCACCGCGAGGAGATCGATGCGCTCAACGTCTTCCCGGTGCCCGACAGCGACACCGGCACCAACCTCTACCTGACCATCGCCGCTGCCCGCGACCGGCTGCGCGAGTTCACCGGCGACGACTGGCGCGAAGGGCTGCGCGCCTTCTCCCGGGGCGCGCTGCTGGGCGCCCGCGGCAACTCGGGCGTCATCCTCGCCGAGATCATCGGCGCGCTGCTGCGCCGCCTGGCCCAGGGCCTCGACCAGGAGCGTGCCGCCGCGGTCTTCGCCGACGCGTTGCGCAATGCCGCCAACGCCGCCTATGCCGCGGTGGGTGAGCCCCAGGAAGGCACCATGCTCAGCGTGCTGAGGGCCGCCGCCGACGAGGCCGAGACGTGCGTCGAGGACGAGACAGCCCACACCCGCGACGTGATGTCGGCCGCCGCGGGCGCGGCTCGCGACGCCCTCTCGCACACCCCGGAGCAGCTGCCCGCCCTGGCCGCCGCCGGTGTGGTCGATGCCGGTGGCCGCGGCCTCTGCGTGCTGCTCGACGCCTTCGAGACCGCCCTGACCGGGCGCCGCCCGAGCCCGCAGGCGCCTGCGGCGAGCACTCCGCACATCCCGATCCCGACCGGCCTCGGCACCGGCGACGAGCACGCGCTGGAGCCGGGCGGCCCGGCGTACGAGGTCATGTATCTCCTCGACGCCGACGACGCCGCGATCCCCGATCTCCGCAAGAGCCTCCAGCCGTTGGGCGACTCGCTGGTCGTCGTCGGCGGCGAGGGCATCTGGAACGTGCACGTGCACGTCGACGACGTCGGCGCCGCGATCGAGGCCGGCATCAGCGCCGGGCATCCGCACCGGATCCACGTGACCCACTTCGCCGAGCAGATCGCCGGTCAGGCCCATCGCCACGCCAACCGCAGCGGCCGGGCGGTGATCGCGTTCGCGGCGGGTCCTGGTCTGGCCGAGCTCTTCCGTGGCGCGGGTGCGATCGTGATCGAGGGCGGCCCCTACCGGCGTCCGACGACCTCCGAGCTGCTCGAGGCGGTCACCGCGTCGGGTGCGGAGGAGGTGATCGTGCTGCCCAACGACACGCCGACGCGACAGTCTGCCGAGGCCGCCGCCCGCACCGCGGAGGACGACCTCGACATCAGCGTCGCGGTCATCCCGACCCGCACCCAGGTGCAGGGGCTGGCCGCGATCGCGGTGCACGAGCCGGGGCGGAAGTTCGACAAGGACGTGCTGGAGATGACCGCAACCGCCCGACACGCGCGGCACGGTGCGGTCACCATCTCGAACACCCGAGCGATTACGATGGCCGGGCCGTGCATGCCCGGAGACGCGCTGGGGGTGCTGGGCGGAGACTTCGTCAAGGTCGGCCAGGATCTGGAGGGATGTGCCACCTATGTGCTCGCGCGACTCATCGGCGGTGGTGGCGAGCTGGTCACGCTCGTCTCCGGGCTCGAGGACGCCAACGGTGAGCTCGCCGACGCGGTCGCGACATGGTTGGCTGCCAACCACCCGACCGTCGACGTGATGGTCTACGACGGCGGCCAGGAGCGTTACCCCCTGCTGATGTCGGTCGAGTAG
- a CDS encoding class I SAM-dependent methyltransferase, translated as MSIPTPTPRASRVNEIFDFSAGRGLEIGPLHKPLVPRDAADVAYLDLYDRDRLYETNDDNPNVTREAIPEIDFPMWDGTRMRTLDEAAAGGAPFDWALASHVVEHVPDLVAWLGQIEAVTAPDGALVLVVPDRRYTFDAHRPPTTIGQILQAHEDGDIVPSVRAVYDHHRTAVSHDPKRLHHRGPSEAETCIHDLGYTRSQLERARRGEYVDSHVWTYTDRSFPEIIAELRRLGLTDWSVETLLPVPGNDIEFYVVLRRGLSPELPEMPGLPDWVEQGIELQEEVARLREVVEDQRRRLKAQRKQLGGQRAEIDDLRGSKRWKLATALAAPLDRWRERRKE; from the coding sequence ATGTCGATCCCGACCCCGACCCCACGCGCGAGCCGCGTCAACGAGATCTTCGACTTCTCGGCCGGACGCGGCCTGGAGATCGGGCCGCTGCACAAGCCGCTCGTCCCCCGTGACGCCGCCGACGTCGCCTATCTCGATCTCTACGACCGCGACCGGCTCTACGAGACCAACGACGACAACCCCAACGTGACCCGCGAGGCGATCCCCGAGATCGACTTCCCGATGTGGGACGGCACCCGGATGCGTACGCTCGACGAGGCCGCCGCGGGCGGCGCCCCGTTCGACTGGGCGCTGGCCAGCCACGTGGTCGAGCACGTGCCCGACCTGGTCGCCTGGCTGGGCCAGATCGAGGCGGTCACCGCCCCCGACGGAGCGCTGGTCCTGGTGGTTCCCGACCGGCGCTACACCTTCGACGCGCACCGTCCGCCCACCACCATCGGCCAGATCCTGCAGGCGCACGAGGACGGCGACATCGTTCCGTCGGTGCGCGCCGTCTACGACCACCACCGCACGGCGGTCAGCCACGACCCCAAGCGACTCCACCACCGCGGGCCCAGCGAGGCCGAGACCTGCATCCATGACCTCGGCTACACACGGAGCCAGCTCGAACGGGCGCGCCGCGGTGAGTACGTCGACTCCCACGTGTGGACCTACACCGACCGCTCCTTCCCCGAGATCATCGCCGAGCTGCGCCGCCTGGGGCTGACGGACTGGTCGGTCGAGACGCTGCTGCCGGTGCCCGGGAACGACATCGAGTTCTACGTCGTGCTCCGTCGCGGCCTCTCCCCTGAGCTTCCCGAGATGCCTGGGCTGCCCGACTGGGTCGAGCAGGGCATCGAGCTGCAGGAGGAGGTCGCCCGGCTGCGTGAGGTCGTCGAGGACCAGCGGCGGCGGCTGAAGGCGCAGCGCAAGCAGCTCGGCGGCCAGCGCGCCGAGATCGACGACCTCCGCGGATCGAAGCGCTGGAAGCTCGCGACCGCGCTGGCCGCACCGCTCGATCGCTGGCGCGAGCGCCGTAAGGAGTGA
- the rpmB gene encoding 50S ribosomal protein L28 produces the protein MAAVCDICDKKPGFGNNRPWSKKATRRRFDPNIQRVRAVIGGTPKRMNVCTTCIKAGKVAR, from the coding sequence GTGGCTGCCGTCTGCGACATCTGCGACAAGAAGCCGGGCTTCGGCAACAACCGGCCGTGGTCCAAGAAGGCGACCAGGCGCCGCTTCGACCCCAACATCCAGCGCGTCCGTGCCGTCATCGGTGGCACCCCGAAGCGCATGAACGTCTGCACGACCTGCATCAAGGCCGGCAAGGTCGCTCGCTGA
- a CDS encoding thiamine-phosphate kinase, producing MAFPRDTTLADAGEFGLITEMTKHFPQGKQVLVGPGDDAALLRITQGHVVVSSDMMVEGRHFRRDWAEASHIGHRAAGQNLADIAAMGGIAHSMTLGLAAPADLPAEWAVDFAEGFAAECALVGASVVGGDITSADQIVISVTAIGAVTQAPILRSGAEPGDVLALCGRQGWAAAGLAILKRGFRSPRVLVDAYRRPQPPYAAGPEAAKAGASAMIDVSDGLLAEAAHIAAASEVTVDVRTAALTVPEELNAVASATGADPLGFVLGGGDDHALLAAFPPEVELPEGWTVIGEVQESGEAPVTVDGEVYGGATGWTHF from the coding sequence ATGGCTTTTCCGAGGGACACGACGCTCGCCGACGCCGGTGAGTTCGGGCTGATCACCGAGATGACCAAGCACTTCCCCCAGGGGAAGCAGGTGCTGGTCGGCCCGGGCGACGACGCCGCGCTGCTGCGGATCACGCAGGGCCATGTCGTCGTCTCGAGCGACATGATGGTCGAGGGCCGCCACTTCCGGCGCGACTGGGCCGAGGCCTCTCACATCGGCCACCGAGCGGCCGGACAGAACCTCGCCGACATCGCGGCGATGGGCGGCATCGCACACTCGATGACCCTCGGGCTCGCCGCCCCGGCCGACCTCCCCGCCGAGTGGGCGGTCGACTTCGCCGAGGGGTTCGCCGCCGAGTGTGCGCTGGTCGGCGCCTCCGTCGTCGGTGGCGACATCACCAGCGCCGACCAGATCGTCATCTCCGTGACCGCCATCGGCGCGGTCACCCAGGCGCCGATCCTGCGCTCGGGGGCCGAACCCGGCGACGTGCTGGCTCTGTGCGGCCGGCAGGGATGGGCCGCGGCGGGCCTGGCGATCCTCAAACGAGGCTTCCGGTCACCCCGCGTGCTGGTCGACGCCTACCGACGACCACAGCCTCCGTACGCCGCCGGTCCTGAGGCCGCGAAGGCCGGTGCGTCCGCGATGATCGACGTCTCCGACGGGCTCCTCGCCGAAGCCGCCCACATCGCTGCGGCCTCGGAGGTCACCGTCGACGTGCGCACCGCTGCGCTGACCGTCCCCGAGGAGCTCAACGCGGTCGCCTCGGCCACCGGTGCCGACCCGCTCGGGTTCGTGCTGGGCGGGGGAGACGACCACGCTCTGCTGGCCGCGTTCCCGCCCGAGGTCGAGCTGCCGGAGGGGTGGACCGTCATCGGCGAGGTGCAGGAGAGCGGCGAGGCGCCGGTGACCGTCGACGGTGAGGTCTACGGCGGCGCCACGGGCTGGACGCACTTCTGA
- a CDS encoding Lrp/AsnC ligand binding domain-containing protein, which yields MVVQAYILIQTDVGKAAEVATEIGKVQGVTLAEDVTGPYDVIVRAEARNVDELGKMVVARVQNLEGITRTLTCPVVHI from the coding sequence ATGGTCGTACAGGCGTACATCCTCATTCAGACCGACGTCGGCAAGGCCGCGGAGGTCGCCACCGAGATCGGCAAGGTCCAGGGCGTGACCCTGGCCGAGGACGTCACCGGTCCGTACGACGTGATCGTCCGTGCCGAGGCCCGCAACGTCGACGAGCTCGGCAAGATGGTCGTGGCCCGCGTCCAGAACCTCGAGGGCATCACCCGCACACTGACCTGCCCGGTCGTCCACATCTGA
- a CDS encoding D-alanine--D-alanine ligase family protein: protein MSTPPLPGPVAVIAGGLSHERDVSLASGRNLVRELSALGVEVAAYDFDRALLHNLERDKAVVALPALHGQFGEDGEIQTLLELIGVPYVGTDSASCRVAFDKAAAREILRRGGIPVPDSVSLSATTFRDVGAPVLMEHVISRMGERVVVKPSRGGSALGITGVDGLSALPAALVKTYAYCDEALIERFHSGIDVSVVVHETESGAKPLTPIAIDFSKGHEFDFAARYTAEFVGFGRPDLPDSLLAKLGETAVRAHELLGMRDISRTDFMVTPEGSFVVLEVAITPGATETSVFPFAAKHDGTSMGEVTLALLQRALDR from the coding sequence ATGAGCACTCCTCCTCTGCCCGGGCCCGTCGCCGTCATCGCCGGCGGGCTGAGCCACGAGCGCGACGTGTCGCTGGCCTCCGGCCGCAACCTCGTGCGCGAGCTTTCGGCGCTGGGTGTGGAGGTGGCTGCCTATGACTTCGATCGGGCCCTGCTGCACAACCTCGAACGCGACAAGGCCGTCGTGGCGCTGCCCGCGCTGCACGGCCAGTTCGGTGAGGACGGCGAGATCCAGACGCTCCTCGAGCTGATCGGTGTCCCCTACGTCGGCACCGACTCCGCCTCCTGCCGGGTCGCCTTCGACAAGGCCGCCGCGCGCGAGATCCTGCGCCGCGGCGGCATCCCGGTGCCCGACTCGGTCTCGCTCTCGGCCACGACCTTCCGCGACGTCGGCGCACCCGTGCTGATGGAGCACGTCATCTCCCGCATGGGCGAGCGCGTCGTCGTCAAGCCGTCGCGAGGTGGCTCGGCGCTCGGCATCACCGGTGTCGACGGCCTCTCGGCCCTCCCGGCCGCCCTGGTCAAGACCTACGCCTACTGCGACGAAGCGCTCATCGAGCGCTTCCACTCCGGCATCGACGTCTCCGTGGTGGTGCACGAGACCGAGTCCGGCGCCAAGCCCCTGACGCCGATCGCCATCGACTTCAGCAAGGGCCACGAGTTCGACTTCGCCGCCCGCTACACCGCCGAGTTCGTCGGCTTCGGTCGCCCCGACCTCCCCGACTCGCTGCTCGCCAAGCTCGGCGAGACCGCCGTACGCGCCCACGAACTGCTCGGCATGCGCGACATCTCCCGCACCGACTTCATGGTCACCCCCGAGGGCAGCTTCGTCGTGCTCGAGGTCGCCATCACCCCCGGCGCCACCGAGACCAGCGTCTTCCCCTTCGCCGCCAAGCACGACGGCACCTCGATGGGCGAGGTCACCCTCGCCCTCCTCCAGCGCGCCCTCGACCGCTGA
- a CDS encoding type IV toxin-antitoxin system AbiEi family antitoxin domain-containing protein, which produces MLSGMNLEPDDVRLMPIQLRRELLASGYDDAAILRAVRSGEWVRARRGAYVNAAPFAALDDRSRHAVRARAAARQAKTDVVVSHTSAIALFPDPIPTWGLDLRNVHLTRRDGRSGRKEAGIQQHRGRLIDGDVIRLGDVDVTSPVRALLEVTTLATVEVGLVLASCLLHRKLVTMEQVVQRYAGTMDHWPQTLTTDLVLRLADGRIESVGEGRVLHLCFAQALPMPCLQYEVRDESGRVVARLDFAWPEYGVWVEFDGRIKYEELRREGESATDAVLREKRRQEMIEDLTGWRCIRLSWADLAHPERVAAKIRAAFARSAA; this is translated from the coding sequence ATGCTGAGCGGCATGAATCTCGAACCAGACGACGTGCGTCTCATGCCCATCCAGTTGCGACGGGAGTTGCTCGCCTCAGGCTACGACGATGCCGCGATCCTGCGTGCTGTCCGGTCGGGAGAGTGGGTACGAGCTCGCCGCGGTGCGTACGTGAATGCGGCGCCGTTCGCGGCGCTCGACGATCGCTCGAGGCATGCGGTGCGAGCTAGAGCTGCGGCCAGGCAAGCGAAGACGGACGTGGTGGTCTCCCATACCTCCGCTATCGCCTTATTTCCCGACCCGATCCCGACGTGGGGTCTGGATCTGCGCAACGTGCATCTGACGCGGAGAGACGGAAGAAGCGGGCGGAAGGAAGCCGGCATCCAACAACATCGCGGACGCCTGATCGATGGCGACGTCATCCGTCTGGGCGATGTCGACGTCACATCGCCGGTGCGGGCACTACTCGAGGTCACTACGTTGGCAACGGTTGAGGTCGGCCTCGTCCTGGCGAGCTGTTTGCTCCATCGCAAGCTCGTGACGATGGAGCAAGTGGTCCAGCGGTATGCCGGCACGATGGATCATTGGCCGCAGACCCTGACCACCGACCTGGTCCTCCGGCTCGCTGACGGACGCATCGAGTCCGTTGGCGAAGGGAGGGTGTTGCATCTCTGCTTCGCTCAAGCGCTTCCGATGCCTTGCCTGCAGTACGAGGTTCGTGACGAATCGGGACGCGTAGTCGCGCGACTTGACTTCGCGTGGCCGGAGTACGGCGTGTGGGTCGAGTTTGACGGGCGCATCAAATATGAGGAGCTGCGACGCGAGGGCGAGTCAGCCACCGATGCGGTGCTTCGGGAGAAGCGTCGGCAGGAGATGATCGAGGACCTCACGGGCTGGCGATGCATCCGGCTGTCCTGGGCTGACCTCGCCCACCCCGAGCGGGTCGCCGCCAAGATTCGCGCCGCTTTCGCGCGGTCAGCAGCCTGA
- a CDS encoding UDP-N-acetylmuramoyl-tripeptide--D-alanyl-D-alanine ligase, with the protein MWIVLVASVLTLVSYYRWLRVAQREHYEPTRLFAIEWIWIKARPVEAILLGAVIVVCLAAFVLPYGAIVGALLFVGWPVGMSFKGAKPLVWTDRVKRLAAVLFVLHALVTVLIALLAPVAAGLLPILAVPLAEAALAIMWPVERSMAKKWQVQAAATIKKVAPRIVAITGSYGKTSTKNYATHLMQGRWSTLASPASFNNAMGLSRAVNDRLQPGTDIFVAEMGTYGPGEIAKLTEIFPPEVAAITTIGEAHLERMKSRETIVKAKSEILPNASTVVLNIDVPELALIAENLRASKRVIACSAIPGTTADVVVADGHLQINGEAYAVDLPDEVGHPINVAIAVGLALAVEVPIETITERLTSIPGTPHRAEANKTPGGVWVVDDTFNSNPTGAASALAKAKRLAGESGTVWTITPGMVELGTEQAARNTEFARAATASDKMHLCIVGRTNRQALRAGEPARTTTFESRKAAADHALTAAKEGDVVLYENDLPDHYA; encoded by the coding sequence ATGTGGATCGTCCTGGTCGCCTCCGTGCTGACCCTGGTCTCCTACTACCGCTGGCTGCGGGTGGCTCAGCGTGAGCACTACGAGCCGACGCGGCTGTTCGCGATCGAGTGGATCTGGATCAAGGCCCGCCCGGTCGAGGCGATCCTCCTCGGCGCGGTGATCGTGGTCTGTCTGGCCGCGTTCGTGCTGCCCTACGGGGCGATCGTCGGGGCGCTGCTGTTCGTCGGCTGGCCGGTGGGCATGTCGTTCAAGGGTGCGAAGCCGCTGGTCTGGACCGACCGCGTCAAGCGTCTGGCCGCGGTGCTCTTCGTGCTGCACGCGCTCGTGACCGTGCTGATCGCGCTCCTCGCGCCGGTCGCCGCCGGGCTGCTGCCGATCCTGGCCGTGCCGCTCGCCGAGGCGGCGCTGGCGATCATGTGGCCGGTCGAGAGGTCGATGGCGAAGAAGTGGCAGGTGCAGGCCGCCGCCACCATCAAGAAGGTCGCCCCGCGGATCGTCGCGATCACCGGCTCCTACGGCAAGACCTCGACCAAGAACTACGCCACCCACCTCATGCAGGGCCGCTGGTCGACGCTCGCCTCGCCGGCCTCCTTCAACAACGCGATGGGCCTCTCCCGTGCGGTCAACGACCGTCTCCAGCCCGGCACCGACATCTTCGTGGCCGAGATGGGCACCTACGGCCCCGGCGAGATCGCGAAGCTCACCGAGATCTTCCCGCCCGAGGTCGCCGCGATCACCACGATCGGCGAGGCCCACCTGGAGCGGATGAAGTCGCGCGAGACGATCGTGAAGGCCAAGTCGGAGATCCTCCCCAACGCCTCCACCGTCGTGCTCAACATCGACGTGCCCGAGCTCGCCCTCATCGCCGAGAACCTGCGGGCCAGCAAGCGAGTCATCGCCTGCTCCGCGATCCCGGGCACCACCGCCGACGTCGTGGTCGCTGACGGTCATCTGCAGATCAACGGCGAGGCGTACGCCGTGGACCTTCCCGACGAGGTCGGGCACCCGATCAACGTGGCCATCGCCGTCGGTCTCGCGCTCGCGGTCGAGGTGCCGATCGAGACGATCACCGAGCGGCTGACGTCGATCCCCGGCACGCCCCACCGGGCAGAGGCCAACAAGACCCCCGGCGGCGTGTGGGTCGTCGACGACACCTTCAACTCCAACCCGACCGGTGCCGCGTCAGCACTGGCCAAGGCCAAGAGGCTGGCAGGGGAGTCGGGCACGGTGTGGACCATCACCCCCGGTATGGTCGAGCTGGGCACCGAGCAGGCGGCGCGCAACACCGAGTTCGCGCGGGCTGCCACGGCCTCCGACAAGATGCACCTGTGCATCGTCGGTCGCACCAACCGACAAGCGCTGCGGGCGGGGGAGCCGGCGCGAACCACCACGTTCGAGAGCCGCAAGGCGGCAGCCGACCACGCGTTGACCGCGGCCAAGGAGGGCGACGTGGTGCTGTATGAGAATGACCTCCCCGACCATTACGCGTAG
- a CDS encoding alpha/beta fold hydrolase, with the protein MLTTLLDGRAFGEKHGKGAATVVALHGWARNRSDWGSTLDGLDALALDQPGFGATPAPDEAWNTRQYAEWLAEILRDLDRPVLVGHSFGGRVAVQLAAAHPELVRGLVITGLPLFRPKTGGKPKLAYRIGRWAYAKKLISESRMDGLREKYGSSDYRNAKGVMREVLVKAVNDDYTEQLESVAATDLPVKLVWGENDTAAPSWMPDEAMAILGDNATLEIVPGSAHLLDAGLVKSLRVAIDDLRTN; encoded by the coding sequence GTGTTGACGACCCTGCTGGATGGACGTGCTTTCGGTGAGAAGCACGGCAAAGGTGCTGCCACCGTCGTCGCCCTGCACGGCTGGGCGCGCAACCGCAGCGACTGGGGCTCGACCCTGGACGGCCTGGACGCGCTCGCGCTCGACCAGCCCGGCTTCGGTGCGACCCCTGCCCCCGACGAGGCCTGGAACACGAGGCAGTACGCCGAGTGGCTGGCCGAGATCCTGCGCGATCTCGACCGCCCGGTGCTCGTCGGTCACTCCTTCGGCGGCCGGGTCGCCGTGCAGCTTGCCGCCGCACATCCCGAGCTGGTCCGTGGCCTGGTGATCACCGGTCTGCCGCTCTTCCGCCCGAAGACCGGCGGCAAGCCCAAGCTCGCCTACCGGATCGGCCGCTGGGCGTACGCCAAGAAGCTCATCTCCGAGTCCAGGATGGATGGGCTGCGCGAGAAGTACGGCTCGTCGGACTACCGCAACGCCAAGGGCGTGATGCGCGAGGTGCTCGTGAAGGCCGTCAACGACGACTACACCGAGCAGCTGGAGTCCGTCGCCGCCACCGACCTGCCGGTCAAGCTGGTCTGGGGCGAGAACGACACCGCCGCCCCGTCCTGGATGCCCGACGAGGCCATGGCGATCCTGGGCGACAACGCGACCCTGGAGATCGTCCCGGGCTCCGCCCATCTGCTCGACGCCGGGCTGGTCAAGAGCCTGCGCGTCGCCATCGACGACCTGCGTACGAACTGA
- a CDS encoding trans-sulfuration enzyme family protein: MDHKPATIAVHAGRPAHEPDQPLNVPITMASTYVAGGDKEYGRYTNDSWVAFEEALGRLEGGRALSFSSGLAAVATLLDLVNDSVVVATEQSYLGTIGQLADLEARGRLTARLADFSDTDAVVRLLEKLDGEVALVWIETPTNPGMQLADLPAIIAAAHKAGARVVVDNTFATPLLQQPLALGADIVIHSATKFIAGHSDVVMGAAVVSDDALWDVLKARRDLLGAIPGPFEAWLALRGIRTLHLRVERSAANAAELAERLAAHPAVAEVRYPGFGGMLAVVLPTAEQADFLTHATSLWVHATSLGGVESTFERRRRWKTESATVPDGLVRMSVGVEDVDDLWADLEQALGRLER; encoded by the coding sequence ATGGATCACAAGCCCGCCACGATCGCCGTCCACGCCGGGCGGCCGGCCCACGAGCCCGACCAGCCGCTCAACGTACCGATCACGATGGCCTCGACCTATGTCGCCGGCGGCGACAAGGAGTACGGGCGCTACACCAACGACTCCTGGGTGGCGTTCGAGGAGGCGCTGGGCAGGCTCGAGGGCGGCCGAGCGCTCTCCTTCTCCTCCGGTCTGGCGGCGGTCGCGACCCTCCTCGACCTGGTCAACGACTCGGTGGTCGTGGCCACCGAGCAGAGCTACCTGGGCACGATCGGGCAGCTGGCCGACCTCGAGGCGCGCGGACGCCTCACCGCGAGGCTGGCCGACTTCTCCGACACCGACGCGGTCGTCCGGCTGCTCGAGAAGCTCGACGGCGAGGTCGCGCTGGTGTGGATCGAGACGCCGACCAACCCGGGCATGCAGCTCGCCGACCTGCCGGCGATCATCGCCGCGGCACACAAGGCCGGCGCACGGGTCGTGGTCGACAACACCTTCGCCACTCCCCTGCTCCAGCAGCCGCTCGCCCTCGGCGCCGACATCGTCATCCACTCGGCCACCAAGTTCATCGCGGGACACTCCGACGTGGTCATGGGCGCGGCCGTCGTCTCCGACGACGCCCTCTGGGACGTGCTCAAGGCCCGTCGCGACCTGCTCGGCGCCATCCCCGGACCGTTCGAGGCGTGGCTGGCGCTGCGAGGCATCCGTACGCTGCACCTGCGTGTCGAGCGCTCGGCGGCCAACGCCGCCGAGCTCGCCGAGCGGCTGGCCGCGCACCCCGCCGTCGCCGAGGTGCGCTACCCGGGGTTCGGAGGAATGCTGGCCGTCGTGCTGCCCACCGCGGAGCAGGCCGACTTCCTCACCCACGCCACCTCGCTGTGGGTCCACGCCACCTCGCTCGGAGGCGTCGAGTCGACCTTCGAGAGGCGTCGGCGCTGGAAGACCGAGTCGGCGACCGTGCCCGACGGGCTGGTGCGGATGTCGGTCGGCGTCGAGGACGTCGACGACCTCTGGGCCGATCTCGAGCAGGCGCTCGGCCGGCTCGAGCGCTAG